In one Pseudomonas fitomaticsae genomic region, the following are encoded:
- a CDS encoding FagA protein: MSSALHEQPYLESWRWMSRQIRCAMDPDEPRLIEHYLAEGRYLACCTATSSWTVAETSFRLLLDTATDIALPWHWRSLCLDQAWRPLREMERLSLCKCRLKRWQSYTWQLATCELQPSIPLIELVQGFTDDQDTY, translated from the coding sequence ATGAGTTCTGCCTTGCACGAGCAGCCGTACCTCGAAAGCTGGCGTTGGATGAGTCGCCAGATCCGTTGCGCCATGGATCCCGACGAACCGCGCCTGATCGAGCATTACCTGGCCGAAGGCCGATACCTGGCGTGCTGTACGGCGACCTCGTCCTGGACGGTCGCCGAAACCTCTTTCCGTCTGCTGCTCGACACGGCCACCGACATCGCGTTGCCGTGGCACTGGCGCAGCCTCTGTCTCGATCAAGCCTGGCGCCCGCTGCGTGAAATGGAGCGCCTGTCACTGTGCAAATGCCGGCTCAAGCGCTGGCAAAGCTACACCTGGCAGCTCGCCACCTGCGAGTTGCAACCCTCGATTCCTCTCATTGAATTAGTCCAAGGATTTACCGATGACCAAGACACGTATTGA